In Sulfurovum riftiae, one DNA window encodes the following:
- a CDS encoding SufD family Fe-S cluster assembly protein, with product MILDALRKKTVEEMGQALGVDARKPQLARLHALGLPTKKSEAYRYFDIDTLLAQEYTLLDYVPKSIQESDRVEIVDGTVISAPKGMRIFYEECKLIDMEHFDPLYYLGHLLAPHVIKIEIDGDAHVEIVHRFTKSNALINYRIALENQSNRHAIVYESFENEAISNSLVLYGYDMHIAPDSTLRVLKTQTFDAEHYAIVASHSIHVERQANAILKSFDFGGGLGLQLIKVVLEERAHTEMGHLLYLNSDSRRGTVSQIIHRGQHSTSSQEAKNILDGHSRGIFDALIKVEHSAKYTKAHQNSKAILLDEKAYMVAKPQLEIYIDELEASHGSTTGQLDKKQLFYLQSRGISAVEARKMLVIAFANTLIEKVKDIRQQERIKDEFENAFYAMQEKETAGEAS from the coding sequence ATGATACTCGATGCACTGAGAAAAAAAACGGTAGAGGAGATGGGTCAGGCACTCGGTGTCGATGCACGAAAACCGCAGCTTGCCCGACTCCATGCACTTGGCCTGCCGACAAAGAAGAGCGAAGCCTACCGCTATTTCGACATCGATACACTGCTGGCACAAGAGTATACCCTGCTCGACTATGTACCCAAAAGCATCCAGGAGAGTGACCGCGTTGAGATCGTTGACGGTACTGTCATCTCTGCTCCCAAAGGGATGCGTATCTTCTATGAAGAGTGTAAGCTCATCGACATGGAACATTTCGACCCGCTCTACTACCTGGGCCACCTTCTCGCACCCCATGTCATCAAGATCGAGATCGACGGTGATGCCCATGTGGAGATCGTACACAGGTTCACCAAAAGCAATGCCCTCATCAACTACCGTATCGCTCTCGAGAACCAGAGCAACAGACATGCCATCGTCTATGAAAGCTTCGAGAATGAAGCGATCAGCAACAGCCTCGTTCTTTACGGCTATGATATGCACATTGCTCCGGACAGTACACTCAGAGTACTCAAGACCCAGACATTCGATGCGGAACATTATGCCATTGTCGCTTCACACAGTATTCATGTGGAACGTCAGGCAAATGCCATCCTGAAATCATTCGATTTCGGCGGCGGTCTGGGACTGCAGCTCATCAAGGTCGTACTCGAAGAGCGTGCCCATACCGAAATGGGGCACCTGCTCTACCTGAACAGTGACTCCAGACGCGGTACGGTCTCACAGATCATCCACAGAGGCCAGCACTCGACCTCTTCGCAGGAAGCCAAGAACATTCTTGACGGCCATTCAAGAGGTATCTTCGATGCCCTCATCAAAGTGGAACATTCGGCAAAATACACCAAAGCGCATCAGAACTCCAAAGCCATCCTGCTTGATGAGAAAGCCTACATGGTCGCCAAACCGCAACTTGAGATCTACATAGACGAACTTGAAGCGTCTCACGGTTCCACCACAGGGCAACTCGACAAGAAACAGCTTTTCTACCTTCAGTCACGCGGGATCTCCGCAGTGGAAGCCAGAAAAATGCTGGTCATCGCCTTTGCCAACACACTCATAGAGAAGGTCAAAGACATTAGACAGCAGGAGCGTATCAAGGATGAGTTCGAGAATGCCTTCTACGCCATGCAGGAAAAAGAAACAGCAGGAGAGGCATCATGA